Below is a genomic region from Miscanthus floridulus cultivar M001 chromosome 1, ASM1932011v1, whole genome shotgun sequence.
ATTTGAAGATCTGCCAAATCACTATGCTGAGACAAATGCAGCCTTTAGCCCAGATGAGCAGCTTATTTTTACAGGAACTTCTATTGAAAAAGATGGTGACAATGGGGGATTACTTTGTTTCTTTGATAGAAAGAAACTTGAGCTTGTATCAAGGGTGGGAATTTCACCACAGTACAGTGTGATAAGGTGCCTCTGGCATCCAAGAATCAAccaggttttttttttctcttactAATGAATTTCAAGAAATGAGCACTGCCATTTTAAAGGATATTATTGAACTTCTTTGTTTTACCTTTAGGTGTTTGCAACAGTTGGAGACAAGAAAGAAGGCGGGACTCATATCCTGTATGATCCTTCTATTAGTCAAAGGGGAGCTCTTGTATGTGTTGGACGAGCACCAAGGAAAAAGTCTGTTGATGATTTTGAGGTGCAACCTGTCATACACAATCCACATGCATTGCCACTTTTCAGAGATCAACCAAGTCGTAAACGTCAAAGAGAGAAGATACTGAAAGACCCGCTCAAATCACACAAGCCAGAAGCACCTGTTAATGGTCCAGGTTATGGTGGAAGAGTGGGTACTACAAAAGGCAGTTTGCTGACACAGTACCTCTTGAAGGTAGTGCACATActtaatatctccatgtgttTTGTATGTATATATGTTGTAATTGGGGTTGTTTTAGGTTTTCTGCATGTCCCACTGATACCATTTGGGGTCAACTGATTACTTACCCCATATATTTGCCCCCTTTCTGCATGTTACAGGAAGGTGGTTTAATTAAGGAGACCTGGATGAATGAAGATCCAAGAGAAGCGATTTTGAAGTATGCTGATGCTGCAGAGAAAGACCCAAAGTTTATTGCGCCAGCTTATTCTCAAACCCAGCCGAAACCTCTTTTTGCAGAGTCTGATTCAGACAATGAAGAGAAGTAACCATGTGTCTGGCTACCTAAGCTAGCAACTAGCATGCACCTGCATTCTATTTTCTGACAGCTGCCTCTTGCTGAGCTTATTGCACAAGCCCAGTAACCTACTTTTTAACAGTGGAGAAACAAAAGAGCATATTTAAGTGTCTTGAAGACAATAGGTACCACAAGTCTTTTCAGTAACGTCTAAttttttggaatggatgataggaGCTCTGCCCCTTCAGTACAGATGGATTGGATTAGTAATTACAACACTTGCACTAAAGCCTCTATGATTTGTTTGATGTTGTACCCACTGTATGTACTTTTAGGTGTAAAAGAGTGGCAATTTTATATTATATATGCCTTAAACATGACTTCAGTGCACTGAATGTTGTCAGCCTTTGTTTGCCTGGGAGAATATGGTTTTGTTGTTCTGGTATCATAGTCTCTTTGATGTTCCTATTGGGCTAGTTGGAAGATATTCTGAGGATTTTGAAAGATACTATATTTCTTTTTTGTTGCTTGAGCTGTACGGTTCAAACAAATTCTGAAATAGTGGCGTATCAGccttgttattattattattactatggTCCAATAAGCCAGTGGCCCTGGATATAGCAACCAGTTCAAGATCTGGATAATACAATCCTGACTTATGTGTCTGGATCAGAATATTATTGTTAAACTCGTCTGCATGAACGTACAATATGTCTCAATATCTAAAGCAactctttttttaaaaaacataTCTTTAACGTTCTATAGATCCAATGAATAATTCATTATCGTATTTTTGTATTTAAAGAAAttattgatgatatatatgaATTGATGTATTAAGAATTTAATTAATATTTTTATTGTATTTGAAATAGTTGTATCGCCATGTGTGTGTCGTACGGACATACTGTGCTAGTAGAGAGAAAAAAATTGATGGAGAAAATCTACAAAACACTGTATTCCGAGCCACCGAGGCACGCAGACGTGCCGCCTCTGTCCTCTCCCAATTCacgagaaaaagagaaaaaaaaacaaaagaagaagacaatCCCACCGCTTTCCTTCAGATCCCCCGCACCGCACGTCTCCTCCCCTCGCACCACCGGCCACCCGAATAGGAATAATCCAGCCAGATTCAGCTTGTGATTGCAAGTATGCGATGACGACGCCGTGCCCGGGCGCCGCGGCCGTGCGCGCCCACTGGACGGCGCGCTCCCTGGCGGGGGCGTTTCTCGACCTCACGCTCGCCTGGGCCTGCCTCTgcctcgccgcgctcgccgccgtcgccgcgcgcCTCCTCTCgttgctcggcctcccgctccccTGCACCTGCGCGCGCCCGCACCTGCCCTGTCTCCTCGCCTTCCTGGCGTGCTACCCATCCCGCGCCGTCGGGTCCCTCCACGCCGCCCTACGCGCCCGCTTCCCCTTCGCCGGCCCCACCGATGGCGAGGACCACCGTCAGGAGGGGGCGGAGGAAGAGGGGGAGGAGCAGGCGGCTGTCGACGCGTGGAAGGAGGAAACGGATCTTTGTCGCCGCGAGGAGGCGCGCGCCGAGCTGCAGCGGGAGCTCGAGAAAGAGCGCAGCGCCTCGGCGTCGGCGACCGAGGAGGCCATGTCCATGATCCTGCGCCTGCAGAAGGAGAAGTCGGCGCTCGAGATCGAGGCGCGACAGCAGCGCCGCACCGCTGACGAGCGCTGTGCCTTCTAcgaggacgaggtcgaggagcTCCGGGACATCGTGCTCGTGCGGGAGCGCGAGGCGCGCGCGCTGCGCAAGGAGGTGGACGCCTACCGACGCCTGCTCGGGCTTGGCGCTgccgaggatgacgaggaggaggatgacgagcaGGAGATGGTCACGCCGCATAGTTTCCTCATGTCCGAAGGAGAGCCCAGCTCGTCCAAATCGGTCGATGCGAATCGGATGCAACATTTTGGGAATGATTCTTCTGGGTTCAGCTTCAAGACGCCATCACTGCGTGAGCAACCAATGGTGCCGCCTCTTGCTGCGGGTCGAATCAATGTGGGAAGCGATGATAGTGTTTCTGTTCAGACGCCGGCCAAAGTTCCCACGCCTCAATCAAGGCTGAAGCTAGATAGctttgaggatgaggatgaggatgatggagCAGAGACAGTGGAAATCCTCCCCCTGTCCGCCCGGAGCCAAGATTTGGATCAAGGTGGCGATTTCCATGTTGATGCTGCACCAGGTATGGAATCTACCTGGACCAAGGATACTTGTACCAAGGAACAGGCAGCTCATGCATTTCAGGAAGTCGAGTGTCCGGGTATAGACAAGATTGTCAATGACCAGACAGAAAGTAAGAATGATGCCAATGTCTATGATGTGCACGTGGTCGATGACATACGCTTCTCAACAGAAGTCAAGGGCCTGATTGGCCGAAGCTTCTCAGAGGCAACAATGCAAGCAGAGAGATTACAGACTCGAGCTGCTGCAGATGATCTCCTTGGGAAAAGTCTGAATGCCATTAAAGGTGCACAGGACAAGATAAGGCACGCAGCAAATGAAAGGAGGCAGTCATTACAGTTGCAACTCTTAGAGGACATAGCTAATCAGCTTCAGGGAATCAAGGATGCTGCCGAAGCAGGGAGACAAGTGTACTGTGCTGCTCCTAAAATCTCCAAGAGGAGCTAGATTACGCCACCAATGCATGGTCGGTGTCGTACATAACTTGTGTTGGGTTTGTAGACTAGGTCTGTTGATTTGTTGGTTCAACAAGTTTGCTCCTCCTTTTTTAAATACGTATTGGCTATTGTTTTGTACATGTATATAAACAACACGGGGATTCATCCCATTGTTTGTTATCCTGTGATTATGAGTCCAAATAAAAGTTCTTTATAAAACGAGTGTATGTGTAAAGGAAAACGAAATGGATGTTTGATCAGGAAGCTGACTGTACTGCCATTGTATGGACGGCAGTTTCTTAAACATGTCCAACCATAATCAAAGTACTTCCTCTAAGAAGTTTCTCCTTGGGCTGTGGACAAACGGGTCAGACCTGGGAATGATAGAGCAAAGGCAGATGTTGACCTGAATATAACATTTATTCATTTGCAATGCAGAGAACTCAAGTATAGAATCTCAATGCCCCCATTGTCCATGATAGCTCATAGACAGAATTCAATCATTGCATATCTTTGTCGACCATTCAACCATCTTAACAGTAACTCATTCAGCAGCCTGGTGCCCAAAGACAGGAGAGGGTAATGTAGGTCAGTTATTCTCATTCTCCTCAACTATTCTGATGTTTTTATAAAGCAGGATCCTGCACTTTGCAAAATTCTCTTCATTTAGTGAAAAGTTTATAGACATACCAACAGATTTCAACATTCAGAAAAAAATGTTTGCTAAACACCTTGGCCCTAGGTTTAACTCTTGTGGTACACTCAGTTTGGTTGTACAGTTCACACAAAATTAATAACTGAAAAAAATAGTGATTGGCAGTATTAAGTTCTATAATAATAGTGCTATTGATGAGATTGATTCATATCCTCACTGCTTCAAGGCAGAGACTGGAATGGGGAAACTAGTCGCAGCAATCGGCAGGTTCTTATGCTTTGTACAGGTGGACCAGTCAAAAGTATGAATCAAAGAGAGATTTGGGAAGTTTGAGGATGTACTTGATCCTGGATGCCATTTTGTGCCATGGATCATTGGAAAACACGTCAAAGGTCAGCTCACGCTGAGGCTTTAGGCAGCTTGATGTCCGTTGTGAGACAAAGACAAAGGTTTTCACATCTCACTTCTGACTTGTCACATGCAAGATTGAGCTTCATGTTCATCGTAGATAGTACTccattcgttctaaattataagacattttagcttttctagattcataatttttgctatgcacttagatacatATTATGTTTAAATACacggtaaaagcaatgtatctagaaaagtcaaaacatcttataatttggaagggaAGGAGTATTTGTTAAGATAAAGATTAGTTTTTACCGCCTGTTTGCAGGAAGGATTCTAAAGATGATTTGCTCAACTTATCTAATAATGTCTTTGGACTCTTATATTTATTTATGCATCCTGTCGCAGGATAATGTTTTTCGTTACTGTTGTTGCATCCATTCAATACCGGGCAATGGAAGACAAAGCAAGTGATGCATATTAGTATATTACAAGCTGAGCAACCCAAAAGCTCAAATTCAATCATACGTATTTGATGGTAAAACCTACTTATACTAAATTCTTGACGTTTCGAATGGTTGTCCAAACTGCTCTATGCGTGGAGGTACAAATAAAAGTAGTAAATCAACAGAATTGGACCATTTACCCACATGAAATACTTCCATTGGTCAGAAAGAAGTGATATGTTTAGGGTTGCATGCAGTAAACCATCGAAACTTTGATTACAAGTAACTTAGAGTTGAGTTTGGAAACTAAAATGGTACTATTAGATTCCTCTTGAAAATACTTTCAAAAAGGTACATCTTTACTATGATTTATAAAATACACACAGCAAAAAATACTAGTCTAAATTATGTTTTGAAAATTATGTCGATGTCCACAACAAAGTGACCCATTTCAACCACACTTcacatttttcaaagtatttgtAGGATGGAAAAGGTCTAATAAACAAActttttttattccaccaatgaTTTTTTTTGAACCAGATTCCTTAACACAGGGCACCTATTCTGGAACAGGGAACAGGGGAGTAGTAGTCAATTTCTGGAGGTTCTAAGAGTCCAGATAATAATTAGTTTTGATACTGCTATAGAGGAGGTTTTTGATAAGGACGTATACAAAATATGTACCTAAATATCCACAGATGTTTCATAATATAATAACATGGCATATCCTATTGATTTTTACATGCTCTCTTTTTTCACAGTTATAAGGGCAACTGTTCCCAAACTAGAACTGGATGATACTTGCAAGCAAAAGAATGAAATAGCAAAGGCTGTGGAGGAGGAACTTGAAAAGGCAACGTTTACTTATGGTTATGAGATTGTGCAAACACTCATTGTTGATATCGAACCAGATGAAAAGGTTAAAAGAGCTATGAATGAAATCAATGCTGGTAAATGTCCATCTACATTGGTGAATCTTGCTTTTGGGCTATGATGTATGAACTCATATACAATTTGCATATAACTCTAGAAAATTTGCATTCACACGTAGTATTCTCTCAGTCTCTTTTTATAAGGCATGCATCCGTTCCAACATTCAAACCTTGTCATATTCGACCAACTATTGCTCTAACAATATTTAAACACTATGATAAATAAACAATGGCATCATTGGATTGGCATTTGAAAGTACATTCAAATGATCATAATTTTGTTGCAATAGACATTATTATACTCAAAGAGAAATCAGTGGTCGATGAGAAAATTTGGAGATTGTGCCAAATCAACACGCACTTATATTTTCAAACAAAGGAAGTATAATTTAACATGAAGAGCTGCTAGAACTTGAGGACTTACAGCAATTGATCATCCATCTAAAATCTTCAGATTGGTTTGTAATGAGCGATGAATTAATCACACATAGATATCCCGATAATATACTGCAGTTTGATGTTTACCACTAACCATTTATTTATTTTACCTTTTGTTCAGCTGCAAGACTGCGCGTTGCGGCAAATGAGAAGGCAGAGGCAGAGAAAATCATTCAGATTAAAAGGACTGAGGGTGAGGCTGAAGCCAAGTATCTGTCTGGTCTAGGCATTGCACGGCAGCGACAAGCCATAGTTGATGGGCTAACCAGCTAAGAGATAGTGTACTTGGCTTTAGTGGCAACGTGAATGGGACTTCAGCTAAGGATGTCATGGATTTAGTTCTGATCACTGAGTATTTTGACACCATGAAAGAAATTGGTGCAGCAAAGAAATCTTCTGCAGTTTTCCTCCCACATGGTCCTGGTGCTGTTGCAGATATTGCAAGTCAGATCCGtgatggatttcttcaggcatcTACACAGCAGACAAAGTGATAGATTGCAGAGAAACCCAAATTCAATCAAACATGAGTTTGGATGGCAAGAACATCCCTACTGCCTGCTGGTTTGTCATAACTGAGTGGTCAATTAAATGCTTGAGAGTATAGTGTGATCTTGTTAAATGGTATCGAACTTGTAAATGATTTGTATTTAATAAAGATTAGGTAGGCTGTGTACAGGTGCCTCAGATACAAAATGGAGCATAAGCACGTAACAAGAATCTAGTTAAGTATTCTGGTGTGAGTATACTTGGCCTGGGAGAGCTCTCAAAATAAtgttatactccctccattccaaattataagacgttttgacttttttagattcatagagccaaaacgtcttataatttggaatggagggagtacctttTACAGCTTTGATATACAGATTTGATTTCATAAACTTCTGTGTTCCATTGTAAGCTTGAGACAGTGCTGGTATTTTCCGGAAATGGGTCCCGCTGGTTAGTTAGGCCATTGAATATCTACCGTTGAAATCTAATCCAACGTCTATAGATTGTAATAGTCTTGTCATATTTAGTCAGATAGTACCCGCAGGCAAAACTTGTAGTATCAAGAAAAACAGGAAACCAAAATCAAGGGTAACAACTATGAATTTTAACCAGAAGCATGGAAGCATCTATTGTCAACAACATAATCACACCAAATGGAGTAACAGGATTAGCATCTAAAAGGTTAAATAGTCAATCGAAATATGAATTCAGTAAGCTCTTAAGGTTAGCTCAACCACATCAATCAAAAGGTAGTACAGGAGCACTGTTCATTTAGCCAGTTTAGCATCCTGCAGTTCTGTAGATGTGAAGATGGCAAAGATTAGGACTCAAGTTCCGCCCATCTCATTACACAGTTCATACAATACTTAGGATCCGTTCGTCAAACAAGTCAAATTGCGAATGCTGGGCTTGGAGAGTAGTTGTAGCTGCGCATTTTCCCTCCCATTACATAGGTGCAAACACTACTAATCAGGACTATAATTTAGTGACACATTCTCCTCCCTGGAGGCCTGGACTGAAGCAATTATTAGGTAAATATGATAGCTACTACTGAACTAGCAACGCAGAGTAAAAGTTGCTGCCTTCGCAATCCCCCACGAAGCCATCAACGATTTTGTCGTACCTAGCAGAGGAAACGCACCGTGCGTCAGTAGGGGTGATCTTCCTTGTGGAACCCCTTCTCCGGCCAGTAGCTCAGCCACTCGAACATAGGCCCCTTCGCCAACGCCAGCTGCAGAATGTCGGCGGAATCCAGTCTCGCGTCCACGTCTGTCGGCGTCGGCACCTTCCTAACCGCCTCGACGAGCCGGTCCGTCCTCCTCCCATCTGTACCGTATGAAGTCGCAGCCGGCAAAGCGGACTTGCTCCCCCTGCCGCCGCCTCGCCCGCCGCTCCCCGACGCCGCAGCCGCCCTCCCGCCACGCGGGCCCCGCGCCCTACCGCTGGAAGGAGGCGGGGTGTCCAGGAGCATTGTGGAGGGGAGCACACGAGGGACGCGTACGGAAGGCGAGGATGGATCGCCGTTGCCAGCGGACGCCGGTGGTGATGAGGGCATCGCCGGGGCATCCGCCATGGCTTCGCAGGgaaggagatttttttttttttttttttttttttttcgggCAAGGAGATAGAGGGCCAGAGGAGGCGTTTGGTTGCCCGCACGGTGCCAAACCAGGCTCGCGGGGTGCAGCAGTAATGTACTTGCCTAATTCAAGGCCCTGATTAGTTTTAAAAAATTTTCATcctaaagtgtcacatcgaatcttacggcacatgcatagagtactaaatatagacgaaaaaaactaattgcacagttctcgacaaaatcacgagatgaatcttttaagcctaattagtccatgaaaagccttaagtgctacagtaacctcatgtgctaatgaccgattaattagtatcattagattcgtctcgcagtttcctgatgggttctgtaatttatttttttattagtataaaAAACCCCTCCCGACATCCTTCCAACACATCGATGTAacatctaaaaattttcatttcacgaactaaacacaccctaacataaaatgaaaatattctaaAGATTCCTAATCCACCACCGtccagaaaaaaaaattcttaaaaaCACATGAGAGTTGtacatcattatattaagaaaacaaaaaaaggacAAGTGCCCATACaaagcaaaaacaaaaacaaaaaacactCTGCTGCTGCCTTAGGAATACTTGTGGCTGTGAAAGAAACTACCGACGACCAATTGACCATAAGACAGGGCGCTAACCACTCGGAGCAATGGCAGTTAGGAGGGATAAACCTCGAGTCCCTGCCAACGACCATGCCTTCCCCTCATCTTCAACTACAGCTAGTGCGCCTGCAATATTTAGGGTTGTGCCATAAAAAACGCACTTGTTGTAGCGTGTCCATAAAGCACTTTAATTTGGTTCTATCACACAtgtccaaaaaaaaaactaacgtcGTCTTTATTTTTGCCTACATGGCACATTAATTGAGGGTTTTatctgtgccattataaaagatagcCGTTACCTAGAGGTCACTAAAAAATTCGAGCGCATCCAGATGCCATCGACCGAAATTC
It encodes:
- the LOC136536543 gene encoding uncharacterized protein, whose translation is MTTPCPGAAAVRAHWTARSLAGAFLDLTLAWACLCLAALAAVAARLLSLLGLPLPCTCARPHLPCLLAFLACYPSRAVGSLHAALRARFPFAGPTDGEDHRQEGAEEEGEEQAAVDAWKEETDLCRREEARAELQRELEKERSASASATEEAMSMILRLQKEKSALEIEARQQRRTADERCAFYEDEVEELRDIVLVREREARALRKEVDAYRRLLGLGAAEDDEEEDDEQEMVTPHSFLMSEGEPSSSKSVDANRMQHFGNDSSGFSFKTPSLREQPMVPPLAAGRINVGSDDSVSVQTPAKVPTPQSRLKLDSFEDEDEDDGAETVEILPLSARSQDLDQGGDFHVDAAPGMESTWTKDTCTKEQAAHAFQEVECPGIDKIVNDQTESKNDANVYDVHVVDDIRFSTEVKGLIGRSFSEATMQAERLQTRAAADDLLGKSLNAIKGAQDKIRHAANERRQSLQLQLLEDIANQLQGIKDAAEAGRQVYCAAPKISKRS